One Carassius auratus strain Wakin chromosome 16, ASM336829v1, whole genome shotgun sequence genomic window carries:
- the LOC113116736 gene encoding apolipoprotein A-I-like, translating to MKVLVVLALAVFTGCQANLFYADEPKPQLEQLTDTFWSYVAKATQTAEESVNMIRSSQLGQEVNARLTQSADMANEYAVTLKKQMDPLTEELMTKITKETEALRERLGQDLVSVRDKLEPYADNLKSQIQQRVEELRTAMAPYADSLDSETLKATLLQKSEELRGNLEQSVKDLQSQMEPYTAEIKEKVDKHLQEFQKTVAPLAEDLQAQIRERAQMVQQSLTPYAEDLKEKLDPYAQDLQAQLTSLYESFIKRN from the exons ATGAAGGTTCTTGTGGTGCTTGCACTTGCTGTATTTACAG GTTGCCAGGCCAACCTCTTCTATGCTGATGAGCCCAAGCCACAGCTGGAGCAGCTGACAGATACTTTCTGGAGCTATGTTGCGAAGGCAACACAAACCGCAGAGGAATCCGTCAACATGATCCGGTCTTCCCAGCTGGGACAGGAAGTCAA TGCCAGACTGACCCAGAGTGCCGATATGGCCAACGAATATGCCGTCACCCTCAAGAAACAGATGGATCCTCTGACTGAAGAGCTGATGACCAAAATCACCAAGGAGACTGAAGCATTGAGAGAGCGTCTGGGCCAGGACCTGGTCAGTGTGAGAGACAAACTGGAGCCCTATGCTGACAACCTCAAGAGCCAGATCCAGCAGAGAGTGGAGGAGCTCAGGACGGCCATGGCTCCATATGCTGACTCCCTGGATTCTGAGACCCTGAAGGCCACTCTGCTCCAGAAGAGCGAGGAGCTGAGAGGAAACCTGGAGCAGAGCGTGAAGGATCTGCAGTCTCAGATGGAGCCCTACACTGCTGAGATCAAGGAGAAAGTAGATAAACATCTGCAGGAGTTCCAGAAGACTGTGGCCCCCCTGGCTGAGGATCTTCAGGCCCAGATTAGAGAGAGAGCCCAGATGGTCCAGCAGAGTCTCACACCCTACGCTGAAGACCTGAAGGAAAAGCTGGATCCCTACGCACAGGATCTGCAGGCCCAGCTCACCTCCCTGTACGAGTCCTTCATCAAGAGAAATTAG
- the LOC113116737 gene encoding apolipoprotein A-I yields MKILPVIALVVCTGCQANLFYSDEPKPALEQLTDAFRSYFERAKNRTSQLGQEINQYTTNLKEKMNPLPKDLMTKITEGADMLKERIEVEVSTVRCALKPYLEYVTSPLEKGAEYIRESLDFEDLKATVLQKSEELRESLEQGMKELQDKLDPST; encoded by the exons atgaagATACTCCCAGTCATTGCATTGGTTGTGTGTACAG GTTGCCAAGCAAACCTATTCTATTCAGATGAGCCTAAGCCAGCGCTGGAGCAGTTGACTGATGCATTCAGGAGCTATTTTGAACGAGCCAAGAATAGGACTTCACAACTGGGGCAAGAAATCAA CCAGTACACCACAAACCTAAAGGAGAAGATGAATCCTCTGCCTAAAGATCTGATGACCAAAATCACCGAAGGTGCTGACATGCTGAAAGAGCGTATAGAAGTGGAAGTGAGCACTGTGAGATGTGCACTGAAGCCCTACCTTGAATATGTCACCAGTCCACTTGAGAAGGGCGCGGAATACATAAGAGAATCCCTGGACTTTGAGGACCTGAAGGCCACTGTGCTCCAGAAGAGTGAGGAGCTGAGAGAGAGCCTGGAGCAGGGCATGAAGGAGCTACAGGATAAACTGGACCCCTCTACCTGA
- the LOC113116735 gene encoding apolipoprotein A-I-like isoform X1: MKLYLVLAFVAFTGCQANLFYADEPKPQLEQLTDAFWSYVAQATRTAEDTVKMIRSSQLGQEVNARLTQSADMASEYAVTLKKQMDPLTEELMTKITKETEALRERLSQDLVSVRDKLEPYADNLKSQIQQRVEELRTAMAPYADSLDSETLKATLLQKSEELRGNLEQSVKDLQSQMEPYTAEIKEKVDKHLQEFQKTVAPLAEDLQAQIRERAQMVQQSLTPYAEDLKEKLDPYAQDLQAQLTSLYESFMKRN; the protein is encoded by the exons atgaaattgTATCTGGTACTTGCCTTTGTGGCATTCACAG GCTGCCAAGCCAACCTGTTTTATGCTGATGAGCCCAAGCCACAGCTGGAGCAGCTGACAGATGCTTTCTGGAGTTATGTTGCCCAGGCCACACGCACCGCAGAGGACACCGTCAAGATGATCCGGTCTTCCCAGCTGGGACAGGAAGTCAA TGCCAGACTGACCCAGAGTGCCGATATGGCCAGCGAATATGCCGTCACCCTCAAGAAACAGATGGATCCTCTGACTGAAGAGCTGATGACCAAAATCACCAAGGAGACTGAAGCATTGAGAGAGCGTCTGAGCCAGGACCTGGTCAGTGTGAGAGACAAACTGGAGCCCTATGCTGACAACCTCAAGAGCCAGATCCAGCAGAGAGTGGAGGAGCTCAGGACGGCCATGGCTCCATACGCTGACTCCCTGGATTCTGAGACCCTGAAGGCCACTCTGCTCCAGAAGAGCGAGGAGCTGAGAGGAAACCTGGAGCAGAGCGTGAAGGATCTGCAGTCTCAGATGGAGCCCTACACTGCTGAGATCAAGGAGAAAGTAGATAAACATCTGCAGGAGTTCCAGAAGACTGTGGCCCCCCTGGCTGAGGATCTTCAGGCCCAGATTAGAGAGAGAGCCCAGATGGTCCAGCAGAGTCTCACACCCTACGCTGAAGACCTGAAAGAAAAGCTGGATCCCTATGCACAGGATCTGCAGGCCCAGCTCACCTCCCTGTATGAGTCCTTCATGAAGAGAAATTAG
- the LOC113116735 gene encoding apolipoprotein A-I-like isoform X2 has protein sequence MKLYLVLAFVAFTGCQANLFYADEPKPQLEQLTDAFWSYVAQATRTAEDTVKMIRSSQLGQEVNARLTQSADMASEYAVTLKKQMDPLTEELMTKITKETEALRERLSQDLVSVRDKLEPYADNLKSQIQQRVEELRTAMAPYADSLDSETLKATLLQKSEELRGNLEQSVKDLQSQMEPYTAEIKDNVGQYLQDMQKYLAASPEDL, from the exons atgaaattgTATCTGGTACTTGCCTTTGTGGCATTCACAG GCTGCCAAGCCAACCTGTTTTATGCTGATGAGCCCAAGCCACAGCTGGAGCAGCTGACAGATGCTTTCTGGAGTTATGTTGCCCAGGCCACACGCACCGCAGAGGACACCGTCAAGATGATCCGGTCTTCCCAGCTGGGACAGGAAGTCAA TGCCAGACTGACCCAGAGTGCCGATATGGCCAGCGAATATGCCGTCACCCTCAAGAAACAGATGGATCCTCTGACTGAAGAGCTGATGACCAAAATCACCAAGGAGACTGAAGCATTGAGAGAGCGTCTGAGCCAGGACCTGGTCAGTGTGAGAGACAAACTGGAGCCCTATGCTGACAACCTCAAGAGCCAG ATCCAGCAGAGAGTGGAGGAGCTCAGGACGGCCATGGCTCCATACGCTGACTCCCTGGATTCTGAGACCCTGAAGGCCACTCTGCTCCAGAAGAGCGAGGAGCTGAGAGGAAACCTGGAGCAGAGCGTGAAGGATCTGCAGTCTCAGATGGAGCCCTACACTGCTGAGATCAAGGATAATGTGGGCCAATATCTGCAGGATATGCAAAAATATTTAGCTGCTTCACCTGAAGATCTCTAG